Sequence from the Cucurbita pepo subsp. pepo cultivar mu-cu-16 chromosome LG02, ASM280686v2, whole genome shotgun sequence genome:
NNNNNNNNNNNNNNNNNNNNNNNNNNNNNNNNNGCACAACGTTAATCATGCCAAATCTCATCTTGAGCGTTCTGTATGTTAACGTTTTCTTTCTTACTCGTAGTTCTTCATACTATAACGATGTAGAGTgatggttttttgttttgttttcgcGGCAGCAATTGTTATTGAAGTCTATTCCATCATGCTTTGAATTGAAATGCCGGGCTTATAGCTTGTTAAGCCAGTGTTATCATCTCGTTGGGGCTATTCCTCCCCAGAAACagattctttataagggtctTGATCTCACCAATTCTGCTGGCCATGAGTGAGCACTCAGCCTATTTctgttctttcatttctttcacttAAGTAACATAGCGTTGGTAATAATGGATTATCCTGCTACCTTAGTGTTACTTTATCGATTTTCCTTATTGGTTGTTTTCTTATTGCATCCATTTAAGGCTGTCAGTGAAGCTATGGTCTTGCAACTTCAATTCACAGCTAGCAAATGCTTTGATCATTGAAGGAGACTATCAAAATTCGATTGCTGCATTGGAGTCGGGATACATATTTTCAGTTGAGATATGCTATCCAGAACTGCAGGTTGGTAcctaaatttatgtttttgtgcTCATTGCCTGTGTTTCTGTGTTCTTCTGGAATCGTATTTTCTtgtcatttattcaatttttgagTGGCATTGATTTGGGAATCTTTGGGTTCGTAACAGAATGCTGTTAGCTAAATAGCTTTGGTAGTTCCCTCTCGAGTTTAATTCCCATTGGTGTAGGATCATTGTGAGTTAATATGATCCTCTTTCGTCTGAGTGGTTGTATGGTCGGGTCAAAGGTACTCTTCATAGTCCTTGGAAAGAAATAGTCTTGGAGCTCTCTTCGTTTCTGATTTAATTCAGTATTTTTAGGAATATAAGTAGGTGGGGGATTTTCCCCTCTACTTTATGTTTCTTAGTTTGGTTCGGTGGCCAgtgttttgtcttttgatgggtccctttctttttcgtttggGTTCCGTCGTGCATTGTCAAATTGCGAGACCACAGATGTTTTGACTCTTCTTTCTTATATTGAAGAGGTCGAGTTCAGGCATGGAAGGAGGAATTTTCGTGGTTGGAGTCTTAGTTCATCTGAGGGCTTTTCTTGTAACTCGTTCTCTCTTTGGATGAATATCTTTATTCGTTGTGAGTTCTTCTCATATGTGGAATGTTAAAAGTATCAAAGAAGGTCAAGTTCTTCACTTGGCATGGAAGAGTGAATACTCTTGATAGACTTATAATGAAGGTGCCTTCATTGGTTGGTTCGTTTTGTTGCATTCTCTATCGGAACACGGAGGAAGATCTGGTTCATATCTTATAGAGATGCGGTTTCATGTGGTCTGTCaggaatttttttctttgaggtgtttgtttatttgtctGTCAAACATAGATGTTTTAGGGAGATGATCaagaagttttttttgtgAGAATGGGAGGTTTTTTATGGCAAGCGGGGTTGTGTTCTCAGCTGCGGGGTTTTGGGCTGAGAGGAACAATAGAATCTTTAGGGAGTCGAGAGGGATCCTTTTGAGGTATGGTCTTTGATGAGGTTCAATGTTTCTCTTTGGACGTCGATGACGAAGCTTTTTTGTTATTACTCTCTAGGTCTTATCTTGATTGAAATCTCCTTCTTTAATGGAACTTCCTTTAAAGGGATCTTTTACTCTTGAGGTTTCTGCAAAGTAAAATCTGGGTTCCTTTTCAGTTTCTGTtattataagtttaaattttttcttttaatctagGGTAGTCCTTTTTGGTTGGATCTCTTGAATAAATTTCCTTGAATTATCTTTACCTCCATTCACTAgtgaaatttattaaagaaaatttaggccccgtttgataaccattctggttttagtttttagttttaaaaactatgcCTACTTTCTCTCGATTTCTATAGTATNgaaatttattaaagaaaatttaggccccgtttgataaccattccggttttagtttttagttttaaaaactatgcCTACTTTCTCTCGATTTCTATAGTAAGTTTCTCACAATTCTTGCTAACACATTTGAATTCCTAgctaaactttaaaaacaaagacaagtttttaaaaactatatatgttTCTTTAGTTTTCAAAGCTTGGCTTGGTTTTTAAAAACTCGGTAAAAAGTAGACAGGAAAACAAAGAAGCTCATAGGTGGAAGTAGCGTTTGTAAACTCAATTGTCAAAAACCCAAAAACTAANGGAAAACAAAGAAGCTCATAGGTGGAAGTAGCGTTTGTAAACTTAATTGTCAAgccaaatggttatcaaacggGGCTTTATTGTCTTGCTTTACACGTCTAACTAGTTGCCTTGTTGTCATGTGTGAAAGATGTTTTTTGCAACTTCGATCCTTCATGTGCACCTTATGCAATGGTACGATGATAATTCTGTTGAACAAGCTGTTAACAAGTGTGATGAGGTCTGGGAATCTATTGAACCCGAGAAAGTAAGTggatttcttccctttttctatattctttttaactgTACGTCAGCAAGATAACATCTGAAGATGAAAAGGCTTATCTATCttcaaaagtatattttttgttctaaatataattatttttttacatatttacTTATTCTTTATTCACTGCTTGTCATGTNAATCTATTGAACCCGAGAAAGTAAGTggatttcttcccttttttctaTATTCTCCTTAACCGTACGTCAGCAACATAACATCTGAACATGAAAAGGCTTATCTATCttcaaaagtatattttttgttctaaatataattatttttgtacaTATTTACTTATTCTTTATTCACTGCTTGTCATGTCTTACTACTGCAATAAAGAGACAACAGTCCGTTGGCTTATTATTTTACAATGAGCTGCTGCACATTTTTTATCGACTTCGGATCTGTGACTACAAGAATGCTGCTCAACATCTAGATAAATTAGATGCTGCTATGAAGGCTGATTTGCAACAAACACAGTACATAGAGGATCTGACTAAAGAAATGAATGCTTTAAATCAGAGTCTATCCAGGTCTGATCTACATTATAAAGATAGGCTGGCTCTCACTGAAAAACATGCTCAGGTTCGGAGTCAGCTTAGAAGTATGACTGAACCAACTTCCGTAAGCAAAGAATCTTTAGAACCTGGGCAGTTCGGAAACATGAGAAGAAAGTCGAGAGACAAGCTTGAGTTGGCACCATACCCTATTGACGGGGAGTGGCTACCAAAAAGTGCTGTTTATGCACTTGTGGACCTTATGGTTGTTATCTTTAGCCGGCCTAAAGGACTTTTCAAGGAGTGTGCAAAACGAATTCAATCTGGAATGCTTACTATCCaaggtaaatattttttaatgttcatGCTTTAACTACTACTGAATATAAATTTGTCGTTTGATTAACTCTAATGGGAGAGCTTTTTGTTAAGCTTCCATAGCTATCACAAAGTGGCAGAATTCTCGTCTTACCCtgtgttaaattattttcaaagttAGTGTAGCCTcctaattattaaattaagagatcgtcttttttatttttgtaatcttTTAGATCTTTTCAACTGACTTACGAAAAACCAAGAGAATGAACTGAGGCGGCCCCTCAATTAGCTTCATACCTGATGTTTCCGACATTTCAGTTTTGGAAGTACAATGATTAGACTAAaactctttgttttttttttttttttcaaattgagTTCTTCGGTAACTCTATTATGCTTATAGAAATTTAGTTTGAACTGATTTTGACATTGAAGAAATGATATGTTTCTTGCAGAGGAGTTGGTGAAGCTTGGGATAACTGATGGTATGAGAGGTAAGACTTGGACGTTGGAATATTGTCCATACTTCTGCTTCTTAGTGTTGAACTTTGGGATACGTTTTAATTATACTCTTagactttgaaaattttcagttttaCCTTTGAACTTaagtttttcattaaaataaggAAATTGATGCAACGATCAATATGTAAAAATTAGAATGCACACATGAATTGACTTGAGCTAACATGTACAAATGGGTtacataaatgattttaatgatTCTTTTGAGTTGAAATAAATGgtaagaataattttaatcttcTATGTAGCTGTAAATATCATgtacataatttttattcctATTTCAAAGTTAgtgtaaaatgaaaaatttcaaagtttagGGGTTTTTAAATGATACGAGTGTAATTGAAACTAATCTCGAAGTTTAGTCATTGCGAATAAGTTAGGCTTGTATTTATctcattaaaatttgattggtctgttaattattttactgACAACCTGTcagggttaaaaaaaaattattaccaaTTTAAGCTTGTTTCAGTGCTACCTGAGGGCtgagagaacaatatttgcacAATTActtcatgtccaagttgattATTGAAATAGCTTTGAAAAATATCTTATCGAAGCAAAATGTTGTAATATATTTCTCAACCACCACATAATTccatattttcatcttttactGCTTTTGGTTATTTACCGTGCACAGTTTCAtattgtaaaaagaaaatatatatatatatatatataattaactcTGGAACTGTGTGTCTAGCAGAAGTCAGTTTGCAACACTCTGCCATATGGATGGCTGGCGTTTATTTAATGCTTCTTATGCAGCTTCTTGAAAACAAAGTAGCCATCGAGCTGACGCGTTCTGAATTTGTTGAGGCACAAGAGGTAAGGACTAGTAAATTTTATTCATCCATTCTTGCACTTCTTTTCAATTGTGTTCCGTGTCAGCTCTGTCTCACTATCCATTTGTGCACGTGTTGAGTTAAGTCTTTGCTTTTGCTTGTGGCCTTATATCACTCTTTCATAAAGCCTAGCATACACTTTTCACTTGTGTTGCAAGAAGTATCTCCAAATGATGTATGCTGATGTTCGTTAGCTGTATTTTGCTTGTGGTTTTGTTGGAGTTTGTTTTGTTAGCTTCAGAATTTGATAACTAGGGTATATAGGAataaccttttcttttgctgATACAAATGtttaaccaaaataaagaaatacgATCACCAGCTCATAAAAATTGGTTCCAGGGCTTTGTTTAGCACTCATGGCCAGCGTAATGTGCCGATGGCAGCTTTGtgcaaaattttcttttgctcaAGAACGCTTGGTCGTTATTGTCAAGTCTCATCTTTCTAAACCATGGTTTGAAAGAAATCTAAAGATCTTCCACGACAAGCGTTTCCCTTAGTTAGATCGTTTCAGTTGGGTTTGTCCCAAGGCTTCTTCTTGCTGTTATCTTTCTCAACAGTTTGCTGGCTATTCTATTCAAGATTTGAGTCTGGACTGGAAAACAGCGGCCTTAATACTGCTGATTTTCTCCAGCAGAAACTTCCAGGCTTTGTTTTAATGCCATCAGTATGTTATTTGTGTGTTTCAAAAATCCGATGTTTGCCTCCTTCTCAGTTGATTGTTGCCTGATTCATCTAAATACCTGTATTGTATTGCGTAGGCCTTGGTACAGATGAAGAATTGGTTCGTGCGCTTCCCTACAATTTTACAGGCATGTGAGAGTATGATTGAGATGCTTAGAGGCCAGTATTCTCATTACGTCGGTTGTTACCATGAAGCAACCTTCCATTATATTGAAGCCGCAAAGGTATTCGTACGTTCTCGCAATTTTAGTTTCCACGATCGCGATACTGCTCAAGAAGTTTATGGTTTGTTGTTAGTGTCAAATTTTGTTAAGTCTCTTGCATGATTATACAGCTATCAGAGAGCAAATCAATTCAAGCAATGTGCCGAGTTTATGCAGCTGTCTCTTATATCTGCATTGGCGATGCTGAATCATCTACACAGGTAACACCTTTTCTTATTACAGCGTTTATATACGTGATGAAATATACATGCATCTACGTTCGTTCGttcgtttgtttgtttttgtgggGACTGCTAAAGAGATGAAGTACACGAAAGAAGAGTGCTTAAAGGGTAACAAAAAGAACTACAATAAGAAGATGCtgctaaaaaaagaaaactacatGAAAAACATGCATATAATATTTAAGGAGAGATATATATTTAAGTGAATAAAGGGatagaaaagtaaaaagacGGTAAAAGACAACATGTCTaagatattcacttgttcatATCCAGGTTTCACTGCCTAATGGATATGTGTTCAATTATTGGGATGGTTCTCATCGATCCTCGAAAATCGAGACTGAAAGAAATTTCAAGGAAAATGAATTGACAATTTCGGCCAGTATGGCTCTGCGTTTATTCATGGAAAAGGAAGATGTTTAAGGCTGTAGAATAGATTCTTTTGAGAATCCTTTCCTTTGGTCAGGCTACACTACACCATCACAACAATTATTGTTAATATAATTaagttttcatttctttagagaaaaaaactcttatttatctatttattgaTGGTAAGTAGCATTACAGGCGCTCGACTTGATTGGACCAGTTTACAGAATGATGGATTCTTTTGTCGGTGTTCGAGAGAAAACCAGTGTTCTTTTTGCTTATGGCCTCTTACTGATGAAGCAACATGAtttacaagaagcaaggtaCTTTCTTTCATTAGATAGGAGAATACAACAATGTTTTTAATCATAGTCTTAAAAAATCACCCTGTCCCAAATGCTCCTCTCCTTTCTCCTCTCttcacatttatttaattaatatcaataatttgTTATAGTTCTTCCTTCTTTAACCATTTCTTGTATATTTTCTTACCTATTGTCTCTTCTGTTGTAAATTGTTGTCATACTCCTATCTTATCAATGTATTAGGTTCTAGTTAAAGTTAAGATGGTTGTGGCAAAACATTACTTAGGTACATGGTACTATAATTTGGGGCAAAATATGTTTTTGGGCTTATGTTTATTTGGTCCTTGGGTTTCGAAAGGTACGCTTTGATGAGATCCTTGGGTTGCAAAAGGTACACTGTAACAGcataagcccaccgctagcagatattgtcaacCCAAATAGATCAATAGAGTTAGTGGGAAGATTGTGTGGCAGTTACTTCGAGGCAATAGTTAATTTGGGCCCTAGGACCGCCTTATGACCCCTTTTCAAACCCTAAGGACTAAAGCGTATCTTTTGAAGTCGAGCTTTGTTTCCCAACAATGGCTAGTAAACCCGATCAAAATAactcaatatttttcttaggCTCAGAGTAGGCATACAAAAACTATATGTCACCATCTTAGAAATAAAACCAGCCTCACCTACCATATTCCACAATGGGTAGCTAAATATTATGTCGTTCATGTCGGGAAAGAAGCATGCTCGTCGTTAGCTAATGgtgtttttttctcccttcttCCACAGAAATCGATTGGCGAAAGGATTACAATTGACCCACAATCATTTGGGGAATCTTCAACTCGTTGCACAATATTTGACGATTCTCGGGAGCTTGGCACTTGCTCTACATGACACTGTGCAAGCCAGAGAGATATTGAGATCATCTTTAACATTGGCAAAGAAGCTCTATGACATCCCAACGCAGATCTGGGTGCTATCAGTTCTAACAAGTATGCATATCATAATTCTTCCTAGTTACTATAAACATTTTGGTAGATTTTCACAAGGCACCTAGACTGAAGAACACATGCTGCGAGCAACTGTCTCAGGACATTTTTTCTTGCATATTTGGATAAAGGTTACAAGCGTAAACGTGGGAAGAAGGGAGCGAGTGTGTGAAGGGTTATTATAGGGGTGATGTTTGTGAGAGGAGCATATCATTTTTCTGCACGAACATTCTATTACATTAGTACACATAcaaatttacctttttttcttcatatatttataGCTTTATACCAAGAATTGGGTGAAAAGGGAAATGAGATGGAGAACGCAGAATATCAATCTAAAAAGGCAGATGATCTGCAAAAGAGACTCGTCGATGCTCATTCATCCATTCATCACATCGATTTAGTAAGCCATTCATGTTGATCTAAtctttctttctgttctttttaAGAGAATGTTGTTCTAATCGTTTGATGAATACAGATCGAAAAAGTACGGCGTGAAATTCAGCAACTTAAGGAGGTCGATATGAAGCGTGCAATAGGTGGCCCGTCGCTTGGGGTTAATCTTGATATCCCAGAATCCATTGGGGTATCAGTTTCATTGCCTACTTCGTCGTTGAAGCTTATGGATATGGACACAGGGAGACGTGGGAAGAGGAAACTTTAGTGGACGTTCTTCCAATTAAGCCTCTTGTTGTCATCTTGTTGTAAGAACTGTGATTGActtgtaaatattaaatttattgcccactttaaattattgtcccttttttttttttttttttccaagatattttctctcaatttaaGCATTTaagcataatttaattataattaaaaataaaataataataataataataataaactgaACCAGATAAAGAACTGGATGATGCCCTGCAAAGATGgctaaaaatctaaattaataaaaattaaaatacctttaaaatatttttgaacgtttaaaaatttcaaaaatatttaattttggatggtaaaaaatatatataaactaaaaaaaaaaaacttaaaatacatcctttaattttcaaaaatatttaaaattttttattaatacctatctaacttattttaaaaacttaataaaCACTAacttaaaagtaaattaaaaaacttgaaattttttcaaataatttatgaagtgTCCGATAGATTATTTTTGTCAAtgtattaactttttttttaattattttattataaaggtaaaagttattaatgttatattttttaagcatAGTACTAATGGTAcatgtatttttaaatgtttcaaaaatattagaattaatgaaactttttaaagtttaagagtatttttttaatattataaaaaaattaagggtactcttgaaataaaattctaacAATTTCCTTCCAAACTAATTGTAGCGTATttttttagacattttttaaacaaaatacaaagtttAGAGATATTGTGCTTAGACTTGGGtagatttttcacttttaactCAACACAAAGATAGCTTAGGAAAATGGAGAACATGAAGTTGCCATAATAGAAAGTACAAGGAACAACTACTCTAACATTGGTTCGATAGTCTTTATGCATCGCTTCCGTCATTCGTAtatgggtgccttgcctttatttgaaatataagaGTAGCAAAtagtttgagtattttaagaaatactcaatgaGTGATCAAACTATTGGGGTCGTGAAATGGAAACACATGCACATGgtgagacctatcatttaaaatatcatttcattCTCATAGGTGTGACTTTTCAATCCAGGCTAAATTGGATatatagtacttctctacacacggccTACAGGTTGTGCGAACGTGAACCACCAGGCAAACTTGCACACCCTCTAGGCCTGTTGGTTGGCCTAGCACTTGCTGACGGTCGTTGTATTGTCATGGTGAACATGATGGTCATAATCAATCTCATAGTGTACGCGTCTGTACTCATCATAATGTGGAAGTATTCCGATGCACGTGAGACTTTATTTCAATAGGATAAATAAGTCGTATTGAAAACTTAGAACACAAATGTGGAAAATGGTGAACATTATGATCTATGTTTACAAAACTTAGAACacaaattagattaaaaaaaaaaaaggaataaaatgatgaaaatagatgaagaacaatatccataaatgagagaaaaaagaaagcaatgtGGAAAATGGTTGCAACTAAAATGAGGATTCAAAATTAAGGCTTCCTCTTCATTGATTGATGAAGCTTCCAATAAGAAGCTGAAAGTGTAGTGTCAAAAAGAGCAGAGGAAAGCCATAAATGTCTCtattaacaaacaaacaaaatagtaCAATAACTCAACTCACATTGTTAATCAAACtgtaaaagaatttgaaaaaagaaggCAGAGAATTAGAGATCGATTCATgaatggaagaaagaagaaagaaattgttCTAGCTGAGAAGAATCATAGCTGTTTCGTGTTCAATCACCTGGTAGGAAACATTGTAATACTACACGGCGGCTCCTTGACGCgataaagaagaagatattGCTGAAAATTACAGGTCACATGGATCGGCACCTTGTTGAGCTTGAATATCCCAAGATGAAATCCAACCGAACCAACCATCGTGATCTTCACAACCACTTGAGCCTTTTTTCTGTCATCTTCAAGCAGCGATATACTGTCTCGATCTATTGAATCTCGATCCACATTCAGCGTTACATTTAACGATGTAGTGTTTCCAGGTTCTTGAGAGAAACTAGGTATCACATTCCTGCCTAATTCGATGTTTTCTGATACTAATTTCATATTAAGATCGCTATAACTCAACTCCAATTTctcgttcttgttctttatATCGATCGCCATACGTACCTTTGTGTTTAGGACGGCGACATTTTGATTTGTGGAGTTTTGAATCTGGATTTTGGAGAGATCGAGCATTTTGACGGTGATTTCAGGCAAACCGGATTGGAGGAATGACACGAAGATTACGCCGAGGATGAGAAGAGTGATGGCGANNNNNNNNNNNNNNNNNNNNNNNNNNNNNNNNNNNNNNNNNNNNNNNNNNNNNNNNNNNNNNNNNNNNNNNNNNNNNNNNNNNNNNNNNNNNNNNNNNNNNNNNNNNNNNNNNNNNNNNNNNNNNNNNNNNNNNNNNNNNNNNNNNNNNNNNNNNNNNNNNNNNNNNNNNNNNNNNNNNNNNNNNNNNNNNNNNNNNNNNNNNNNNNNNNNNNNNNNNNNNNNNNNNNNNNNNNNNNNNNNNNNNNNNNNNNNNNNNNNNNNNNNNNNNNNNNNNNNNNNNNNNNNNNNNNNNNNNNNNNNNNNNNNNNNNNNNNNNNNNNNNNNNNNNNNNNNNNNNNNNNNNNNNNNNNNNNNNNNNNNNNNNNNNNNNNNNNNNNNNNNNNNNNttttttttttttttttgaaacagtAATCACCATGTTTTACACGTGTGTTCGTGTGCTCGCCAATGATCGTGGTAATATGATAGTTAAGAAAAGCTTGAATTTCGTTAATTACTGTTCATACTAGCTCGTTTACACTCAAATgagatatatgaatgaatcgaaactatattgaaaataatcGTGATAAtataatagttaaaaaaagtttgaatttcgTTTATTAAAGGgagatatatgaatgaatcgaAACTATATTGAGAATGATAGTGAGAATATGATAGTTAAGAAAGCTTGAAATTCGTTAATTACTGCTCATACTAACGagatgtaattttttttttcaatagttTAAGTGTGTTTGACTTTTAGCGATTCTACGTTAGCATGTGAATGGAgacaaaatatgttaaaaagaACTCATGTTGGTGTtcgaggattattgggagtgagtcccacattggttaatttagtgaaagatcatgagtttacaaGTGAttaatactatctctattggaaTGAGGTTTTTTtggaaaacccaaagcaaaggcACGAGAGCttaagctcaaagtggacaatatcataccatcgtgggAATAATCAAGTAATGTAGTCATGTCGCATGCCCATTTACATTTCTTTAGGACATAAAATACTTTCCCTCGTTCGAATAAAAAGATAGGTACATGAATAAACTTGAGTAACGTGGTCACGACGCATGCCCattttacattattataaGACATAATACATAGATAGATTTATATCTGAAAAATACTTACCTATGTGACAAATAAAATGATGTGTAAGAATGAACAAAGAccacattaaaaataattcagaAGATATGAtagttaaaacaaaaacatttaaaaggaTCGATAATTACCATATATACCAATAATACGTACTATACTCAATATcgacaaatttttaatagaataatTATTCGTCCCACCCATTCTATAGACTATGTCAACGtgtgaaatatttaatatctacATAAATAATTCAGTTCTTCTCAgtctaataattataatattgcATTCTGAGTACAAAATCTAATGCAATCTAATTCAGTCCAGTGAACTTCACCAATATACCTCAATCAAGCAGCAACAATTTGGTATTAAGAGGTTGCACCTTCCTTCCTGACATTTGTACTCTAGACAGAAGTGAAGGAGCACggtttgttggatgatgaaagtcccacgtcggctaatttaggaaatgatcatgggtttataagcggggaatactaactccattggaatgaggccttttggggaagcccaaagcaaagccatgagagcttatgctcaaagtggacaatatcataccattgtggagagtcgtgttcgtctatcACTGTTCAAGATGAATTTTAAGGTTCAGTTCTTACAGGGAACCCAAAAACAAGGAGGTGTAACAAGATACAAACCTTTAATTGATGTAATGAAAACATTATTACAACAAACATTATTACATGAAGCATTGCATTAATCGAAAAGAACACTATGGTCATGGAAAAACGATTCTTGTGTAAGATAACTCCAAGAGAGGGCATGAACCAAacatgattaaaataaattatttgtagaAGACTGTTCATCACCACAAAAGAAGTTTCTTTCTAATCAAACAAGTCGTAGTAAAGCTTTAACTGCACAACTCATAAAGGATTTCAGCTTTGGTTTCAATCACCAACAAAAGAACTTCACCAAAATAAGCTTCAATACTCTTAGTTTTAGGAAGGCAAAGAGACGTACCAAAATGTCCGTGAAGAACAACCCTCTGGCCGCAAATGGATGATCGAGGAAGAGATGATTTGGAGTTTCCCCATCATGGAAAATTTAAGCTCCTGCTAAAGGAAAATTTAAACCTTCTTTGGTAGTTTGCTTTCCCAAACAAGGTTCACATGGAGAGGATTGACGCTGGAACAGCTGTGGTTAcaaaatagatattaaaaaagaacaataattaaCATGAACATTCTGAGAGTtaacaagaacaaaatatataagtGATTTTGTAAGACTTCCAAACCAGCATATAACCtatattaaaatgtaaaaataaaaaataagaaaagaatgcTACAACAATACATAATCAGAACATAAGCTCATTTTATATCCATTTAGGTATTTACATCTTCCAAATTGGACAAGGAAGACTCTATTTGATTTACAAAGCCTCCCAAAACCATTCGACGTTGAAGGAATTCATCATTCGGCGAATTAGAGCCAAAATTCTTGTACTAACTAGACGCCTCCTCATCGGAATCAGATTGACTATCAAAGTTGATATTGTAAGTTTCATTTACAG
This genomic interval carries:
- the LOC111788445 gene encoding uncharacterized protein LOC111788445, whose protein sequence is MAIDIKNKNEKLELSYSDLNMKLVSENIELGRNVIPSFSQEPGNTTSLNVTLNVDRDSIDRDSISLLEDDRKKAQVVVKITMVGSVGFHLGIFKLNKVPIHVTCNFQQYLLLYRVKEPPCSITMFPTSLINNRHLWLSSALFDTTLSASYWKLHQSMKRKP
- the LOC111788444 gene encoding sister chromatid cohesion protein SCC4-like, translating into HNVNHAKSHLERSQLLLKSIPSCFELKCRAYSLLSQCYHLVGAIPPQKQILYKGLDLTNSAGHELSVKLWSCNFNSQLANALIIEGDYQNSIAALESGYIFSVEICYPELQMFFATSILHVHLMQWYDDNSVEQAVNKCDEVWESIEPEKRQQSVGLLFYNELLHIFYRLRICDYKNAAQHLDKLDAAMKADLQQTQYIEDLTKEMNALNQSLSRSDLHYKDRLALTEKHAQVRSQLRSMTEPTSVSKESLEPGQFGNMRRKSRDKLELAPYPIDGEWLPKSAVYALVDLMVVIFSRPKGLFKECAKRIQSGMLTIQEELVKLGITDGMREVSLQHSAIWMAGVYLMLLMQLLENKVAIELTRSEFVEAQEALVQMKNWFVRFPTILQACESMIEMLRGQYSHYVGCYHEATFHYIEAAKLSESKSIQAMCRVYAAVSYICIGDAESSTQALDLIGPVYRMMDSFVGVREKTSVLFAYGLLLMKQHDLQEARNRLAKGLQLTHNHLGNLQLVAQYLTILGSLALALHDTVQAREILRSSLTLAKKLYDIPTQIWVLSVLTTLYQELGEKGNEMENAEYQSKKADDLQKRLVDAHSSIHHIDLIEKVRREIQQLKEVDMKRAIGGPSLGVNLDIPESIGVSVSLPTSSLKLMDMDTGRRGKRKL